In Candidatus Promineifilum breve, one genomic interval encodes:
- a CDS encoding Mov34/MPN/PAD-1 family protein translates to MLTIPESVYATIAAHGAASYPYEGCGLLLGSAEGERNVAVAARPLPNVWPVASEKPERFRIAEDDWRDAELDAAAEGLDVIGIFHSHPDCPPVASPRDLAWASWPGYSYLITQVVAGQAGISRSWQLAADRSGFLEESVEIE, encoded by the coding sequence ATGCTAACCATACCCGAATCCGTCTACGCCACCATTGCCGCCCACGGCGCGGCCTCTTATCCGTATGAGGGCTGCGGGCTGCTGCTCGGTTCGGCCGAGGGCGAGCGCAACGTCGCCGTCGCCGCCCGGCCGCTGCCCAACGTCTGGCCGGTGGCGAGCGAGAAGCCGGAGCGCTTCCGTATCGCCGAAGACGACTGGCGCGACGCGGAACTGGACGCGGCGGCCGAAGGGCTGGACGTGATCGGCATCTTCCACAGCCACCCCGACTGCCCGCCGGTGGCCTCACCGCGCGACCTGGCCTGGGCCAGTTGGCCGGGCTACTCATATCTGATCACGCAGGTCGTTGCCGGGCAAGCGGGCATCAGTCGCTCGTGGCAACTGGCGGCCGATCGCTCCGGCTTTTTGGAAGAGAGCGTGGAGATAGAATGA
- a CDS encoding MoaD/ThiS family protein, with translation MATIRIPTPLRPYSGGNSIITVGGATVGEALNDLAALHPQLRTHLFEGDELRSFVNIYLNKEDVRGLQGAQTAIKPDDTLMIIPSIAGGR, from the coding sequence ATGGCAACCATCAGAATACCCACCCCCTTACGCCCTTATTCGGGCGGTAATAGCATCATCACTGTCGGCGGGGCGACGGTCGGCGAGGCGTTGAACGATCTGGCCGCGCTGCACCCCCAACTGCGAACGCACCTGTTCGAGGGGGACGAGTTGCGCAGTTTCGTCAACATCTACCTGAACAAGGAAGACGTGCGCGGCTTGCAGGGCGCGCAGACGGCGATCAAGCCCGACGATACCTTGATGATCATCCCGTCCATCGCCGGCGGAAGATGA
- a CDS encoding DUF4395 domain-containing protein encodes METTSRKVDHSALKVNQGFIIALLALAYVINSVWLVVFVAAVMLLGTAVPALSLFKRVYLHLLRPAGLVKPQVITDNPEPHRFSQGFGGVVLLGAIAALFGGASALGWGLVGLVIGLAAVNLFLGFCAGCFVYYQLHRLGVPGFARGPIEQGG; translated from the coding sequence ATGGAAACTACATCCCGCAAGGTCGATCATTCGGCGCTGAAGGTAAACCAGGGGTTCATCATCGCTTTATTGGCCCTGGCTTACGTGATCAATTCCGTCTGGCTGGTGGTCTTCGTGGCCGCCGTCATGCTGCTGGGCACGGCCGTGCCGGCGCTGTCGCTGTTCAAGCGCGTCTATCTCCACCTCCTGCGTCCGGCAGGGCTGGTGAAACCACAGGTCATCACCGACAACCCCGAACCACACCGCTTCTCGCAGGGGTTTGGCGGCGTCGTGCTATTAGGGGCCATCGCCGCCCTCTTCGGCGGGGCGTCGGCGCTGGGCTGGGGGCTGGTGGGGCTGGTCATTGGGCTGGCGGCGGTGAATCTGTTCCTGGGCTTCTGCGCGGGGTGCTTCGTCTACTACCAGCTTCACCGGCTGGGCGTGCCCGGTTTCGCCCGCGGCCCCATCGAGCAAGGCGGGTAG
- a CDS encoding thioredoxin family protein has product MIERVVLLLTLSLAAVAVYYLLRAAHVRRMPTAASPVALPALLYFRADSCAVCPAQGRIVEQVARHWDDRLRVETIDAAREPETAARYRVFTLPTTILRDSDGRVRHINYGLADERKLARQLTELVGGQSPIRTDHSPSVVKSAESV; this is encoded by the coding sequence ATGATCGAGCGCGTCGTCCTTCTCCTGACCTTGAGCCTGGCCGCCGTGGCCGTCTATTACCTGCTGCGCGCCGCCCACGTGCGCCGGATGCCAACGGCCGCCTCGCCGGTGGCCCTGCCGGCGCTGCTCTACTTTCGCGCCGACTCGTGCGCCGTTTGCCCAGCCCAGGGACGCATCGTCGAGCAGGTAGCGCGCCACTGGGACGACCGCCTGCGCGTGGAGACTATCGACGCCGCACGCGAGCCGGAGACGGCCGCCCGCTATCGCGTCTTCACGTTGCCGACGACCATCCTGCGCGACAGCGACGGCCGCGTCCGCCACATCAATTATGGCCTGGCCGATGAGCGCAAACTGGCCCGGCAATTGACCGAGCTGGTCGGCGGGCAATCGCCGATTCGCACCGATCACAGCCCGTCCGTGGTAAAATCGGCGGAATCGGTCTAA
- the moeB gene encoding molybdopterin-synthase adenylyltransferase MoeB: protein MTYQSPIDPAALADVTLSHQEIKRYSRHLIMPEVGMNGQKRLKAASVLLIGAGGLGSPLAMYLAAAGVGRIGLVDYDTVDFSNLHRQIIHGTKDVGRLKLESAKDRILDINPHVQVDTYEVPLTSANALALFAPYDVIIDGTDNFPTRYLTNDACVLLGKPNVYGSIFRFEGQASVFYAAEGPCYRCLFPEPPPPGLVPSCAEGGVLGVLPGTIGAIQATEAIKLILGVGEPLIGRLLLYDATAMSFDEVRLRKNPACPICGENPTITELIDYEQFCGMPAHDHSEFAAQTNGRIPAITPLELKQRLDAGDDLFILDVREPHEWEISNLDSLGAVLIPKGQILERLNELDTAREMVVQCKTGGRSADVIWQLQRHGFKKLLNLEGGINRWAQEVDPSLPTY from the coding sequence ATGACCTATCAATCACCGATCGATCCGGCCGCGCTGGCCGACGTAACTCTTTCCCATCAGGAGATCAAGCGCTACAGCCGCCATCTGATCATGCCCGAAGTCGGCATGAACGGGCAGAAGCGGCTGAAGGCGGCGAGCGTGTTGCTCATTGGCGCGGGTGGTCTCGGCTCGCCGCTGGCGATGTATCTGGCCGCGGCGGGCGTCGGCCGCATTGGTTTGGTCGACTACGACACGGTCGATTTCTCCAATCTCCACCGCCAGATCATCCACGGCACGAAGGACGTCGGCCGGCTGAAGCTGGAGAGCGCCAAAGACCGCATCCTCGACATCAACCCCCACGTCCAGGTAGATACCTACGAAGTGCCGCTGACCTCGGCCAACGCGTTGGCGCTTTTCGCGCCCTACGACGTCATCATCGACGGCACCGACAACTTCCCCACGCGCTATCTGACCAACGACGCCTGCGTGTTGCTGGGCAAGCCCAACGTCTACGGCAGCATCTTCCGCTTCGAGGGGCAGGCGTCGGTCTTCTATGCCGCCGAGGGGCCGTGCTATCGCTGCCTCTTCCCGGAGCCGCCGCCGCCGGGGCTGGTGCCCAGTTGCGCCGAGGGCGGCGTGTTGGGCGTGCTGCCGGGCACGATCGGCGCGATCCAGGCCACCGAGGCCATCAAGCTCATCCTGGGCGTGGGCGAGCCGCTCATCGGCCGCCTGCTGCTCTATGACGCCACGGCCATGAGCTTCGACGAGGTGCGGCTGCGCAAGAACCCGGCCTGCCCCATCTGCGGCGAGAACCCGACCATCACCGAGCTGATCGATTACGAGCAGTTCTGCGGCATGCCCGCCCACGACCACAGCGAATTCGCCGCCCAGACCAACGGCCGCATCCCGGCCATCACGCCGCTGGAGCTAAAGCAACGGCTGGACGCGGGCGACGACCTGTTCATCCTCGACGTACGCGAGCCGCACGAGTGGGAGATCAGCAATCTGGACAGCCTGGGGGCGGTGCTCATCCCCAAGGGGCAAATCCTGGAGCGGCTGAACGAACTGGACACGGCGCGGGAGATGGTCGTCCAATGCAAGACCGGCGGCCGCAGCGCCGACGTCATCTGGCAACTACAACGCCACGGCTTCAAAAAGCTGCTGAATCTGGAGGGGGGGATTAATCGGTGGGCGCAAGAGGTTGATCCGAGTTTGCCAACGTATTAG
- a CDS encoding alkaline phosphatase family protein yields MAIHKLLVIGIDGAPHPLIERWAAAGELPHLARLIARGGFGVLRSTMPVHSPTAWATFITGLNPGQHGVFDFVRREPDSYRLGVVRADQYLGASIWRLLSERGRKVGVINVPMTYPPEPVNGFLVSGLGTPDFSRYTYPPALQDELEADGYRVNKKFFFVRNRQDEWLDDITAMTDKRGETAVRLLQEQPWDFFMVVFRNSDEICHFFWHHQDETHPHHDPAAPPRYRTAILDLYRRIDHWVGELVAAAGEDVNIVIMSDHGAGPLYRDVFLNEWLWREGWLSLRNEVTGGRGWLATMQRLGLTRARISDTLTRLNMHRVETLIKRALGDRIHVLPRDERPEFHNAIDWSRTRAYSYGYYGQIFINLRGREPEGIVPPEEYEALRDDIARQLLTIVDPADGLPVVDRVYKKEELYHGRFLDEAPDLFAIMRGLTYITRVGYEFAGERGVLFREPYTDETGGHRLEGILIAAGPDIQPGPLAERPIVDLTPTLLQLQGCSTPDYMDGVAITELLTDAFQASHPPASYPAEIVGREAMAGSWDAAAEADVTERLKQLGYLG; encoded by the coding sequence ATGGCAATCCATAAATTATTAGTCATCGGCATCGACGGCGCGCCCCACCCGCTGATCGAGCGTTGGGCGGCGGCCGGCGAATTGCCGCATTTGGCCCGGCTCATTGCCCGCGGCGGCTTCGGCGTGTTGCGCTCCACCATGCCCGTGCATTCGCCCACGGCCTGGGCGACGTTCATCACCGGCCTGAACCCCGGCCAGCACGGCGTGTTCGACTTCGTGCGCCGCGAGCCGGACAGCTACCGGCTGGGCGTCGTGCGCGCCGACCAATACCTCGGCGCGTCGATCTGGCGCTTGCTGAGCGAGCGCGGGCGCAAGGTCGGCGTCATCAACGTGCCCATGACTTACCCCCCGGAGCCGGTCAACGGCTTCCTGGTCAGCGGCCTGGGCACGCCCGACTTCAGCCGCTATACCTACCCGCCGGCGTTGCAAGACGAACTCGAAGCCGACGGCTATCGGGTCAACAAGAAGTTTTTCTTCGTCCGCAACCGGCAGGATGAGTGGCTCGACGACATCACGGCCATGACCGACAAGCGCGGCGAAACGGCCGTGCGCCTGCTCCAGGAGCAGCCGTGGGACTTCTTCATGGTCGTCTTCCGCAACAGCGATGAGATTTGCCACTTCTTCTGGCACCACCAGGACGAGACGCACCCCCACCACGACCCGGCCGCCCCACCCCGCTACCGGACGGCCATCCTCGACCTCTACCGGCGGATCGACCATTGGGTGGGCGAACTCGTGGCCGCGGCCGGCGAGGACGTCAATATCGTCATCATGTCCGACCACGGCGCGGGGCCACTCTATCGCGACGTGTTCCTGAACGAGTGGCTATGGCGGGAGGGGTGGCTGAGCCTGCGCAACGAGGTGACGGGCGGCCGGGGCTGGCTGGCGACCATGCAACGGCTGGGCCTGACCCGCGCCCGCATCTCCGACACCCTGACCCGGCTGAACATGCACCGGGTGGAGACGCTCATCAAGCGCGCCCTGGGCGATCGCATCCACGTTCTGCCGCGCGACGAGCGGCCGGAGTTCCATAACGCCATCGACTGGTCGCGGACGCGGGCCTACAGCTACGGCTACTACGGGCAAATCTTCATCAATCTGCGCGGCCGAGAGCCGGAGGGCATCGTGCCGCCGGAGGAGTACGAGGCGCTCCGCGACGACATCGCCCGACAACTGCTGACCATCGTCGATCCGGCCGACGGCTTGCCCGTCGTCGATCGCGTCTATAAGAAAGAGGAGCTATATCACGGCCGCTTTCTGGACGAAGCGCCCGATCTGTTTGCCATCATGCGCGGCCTGACCTATATCACCCGCGTCGGCTACGAGTTCGCCGGCGAGCGCGGCGTCCTCTTTCGCGAGCCTTACACCGACGAGACCGGCGGCCACCGGCTGGAGGGCATCCTCATCGCCGCCGGGCCGGACATCCAACCGGGGCCGCTGGCCGAGCGGCCGATCGTTGACCTGACGCCGACCCTGTTGCAGCTTCAGGGTTGCTCCACACCCGACTACATGGACGGCGTGGCGATCACTGAGCTGCTGACCGATGCGTTCCAGGCGAGTCATCCTCCGGCGAGCTACCCGGCCGAGATCGTGGGGCGCGAGGCGATGGCCGGCAGTTGGGACGCCGCGGCCGAGGCCGACGTGACCGAGCGCCTGAAGCAATTGGGCTATCTTGGCTGA
- a CDS encoding bifunctional sulfate adenylyltransferase/adenylylsulfate kinase, producing the protein MNEKTALITPYGGELIDLMVPDAERAELRAYANTLRSVRISERAACDLELLATGGFSPLDRFMSEADHQSVLDTMRLTNGYLFPIPVPLPVDEETADSLKIGQDVALRSPSNELLAVMNVEEIYPWNVEEVALKAFGTLDLRHPIVAEMHGWGKYFISGELRVLQLPARYDFKSLRLTPAETRARLEQFGHQNVIAFQTRNPLHRVHEELTKRATMEKDGVLLLHPSVGMTKPGDVDHFTRVRTYKALAQRYYDPDRILLSLLPLAMRMGGPREAVWHAIIRRNHGANHLIVGRDHAGPGNDSTGKPIYGPYDAQDLVEQFSEELGVAAVPFQMLVYLPEEDRYEEVTKVNKETKTASISGTQVREQYLQNGKQLPEWFTRPEVAEILAETYPPRYRQGVTVWFTGLHNAGKSTTANVLTTLLQEYGRNITLLDGDVVRTHFSEGLGFSREDRDDHVRRIGFVASEITRHGGIVVCAAVSPYRATRNEVRNMIGGENYIEIFVDTPLEVCEQRDTKGLYARARRGEIVGFTGIDDPYEAPQHPELTVETLHHTPEENAHMILDMLIEQGFVRTEEPGLRDN; encoded by the coding sequence ATGAATGAAAAAACAGCGCTGATCACGCCCTACGGGGGCGAACTGATTGACCTGATGGTTCCCGACGCCGAGCGGGCCGAGTTGCGCGCCTATGCCAACACCCTGCGCTCGGTGCGTATCTCCGAGCGCGCCGCCTGCGACCTGGAGTTGCTGGCGACGGGCGGCTTCTCGCCGCTGGATCGCTTCATGTCCGAGGCCGACCATCAGAGCGTACTGGACACGATGCGCCTGACCAACGGCTATCTCTTCCCCATCCCCGTGCCCTTGCCGGTCGATGAAGAGACGGCCGACAGCCTCAAGATCGGCCAGGACGTCGCCCTGCGCAGCCCCAGCAACGAATTGCTGGCGGTCATGAACGTCGAGGAGATTTACCCGTGGAACGTCGAGGAAGTGGCCCTGAAGGCTTTCGGCACGCTCGATCTGCGCCACCCCATCGTGGCCGAGATGCACGGCTGGGGCAAGTATTTCATCTCCGGCGAGCTGCGCGTATTGCAACTGCCGGCGCGCTATGATTTCAAATCCCTGCGCCTGACCCCGGCCGAGACGCGCGCCCGCCTGGAGCAGTTCGGCCACCAGAACGTCATCGCCTTCCAGACCCGCAACCCGCTGCATCGCGTCCACGAAGAGTTGACCAAGCGGGCCACGATGGAGAAGGACGGCGTGCTGCTGCTGCACCCCAGTGTCGGCATGACCAAGCCCGGCGACGTCGACCACTTCACCCGCGTGCGCACCTACAAGGCGCTGGCCCAGCGCTACTATGACCCCGACCGCATCCTGTTGTCGCTGCTGCCGTTGGCGATGCGCATGGGCGGCCCGCGCGAGGCCGTCTGGCACGCCATCATCCGCCGCAACCACGGCGCGAACCACCTGATCGTCGGCCGCGACCACGCCGGCCCCGGCAACGATTCGACCGGCAAGCCGATCTACGGCCCGTATGACGCGCAGGACTTGGTCGAGCAGTTCAGCGAAGAGCTGGGCGTCGCCGCCGTGCCCTTCCAGATGCTCGTCTATCTGCCCGAAGAAGACCGCTACGAAGAGGTCACCAAGGTCAACAAAGAGACCAAGACGGCCTCGATCAGCGGCACACAGGTGCGCGAGCAATATCTGCAAAACGGCAAGCAACTGCCGGAGTGGTTCACTCGCCCCGAAGTGGCCGAGATTCTGGCCGAGACCTACCCGCCGCGCTATCGCCAGGGCGTCACCGTCTGGTTTACCGGGCTGCACAACGCCGGCAAATCGACCACGGCCAACGTCCTGACGACCTTGTTGCAGGAGTACGGCCGCAACATCACCCTGCTCGACGGCGACGTCGTGCGCACCCACTTCTCCGAAGGGCTGGGCTTCAGCCGCGAAGACCGCGACGACCACGTGCGTCGCATTGGCTTTGTGGCCTCGGAGATCACCCGCCACGGCGGTATCGTCGTCTGCGCCGCCGTCAGCCCCTACCGCGCCACCCGTAACGAGGTACGCAACATGATCGGCGGCGAGAACTACATCGAGATTTTCGTCGATACGCCGCTGGAAGTGTGCGAGCAGCGCGACACCAAGGGCCTCTATGCCCGCGCCCGCCGCGGCGAGATCGTCGGCTTCACCGGCATCGATGACCCGTATGAGGCCCCGCAACACCCGGAACTGACCGTGGAAACGCTCCACCACACCCCCGAAGAGAACGCGCATATGATCCTGGATATGCTCATCGAGCAGGGCTTTGTGCGCACCGAGGAGCCGGGCCTGCGCGATAACTAA
- the cysC gene encoding adenylyl-sulfate kinase has protein sequence MSQYEEYPGYVLWMTGLSGAGKTTIALLLEEDLKARGCKFERLDGDVVRESLTRDLGFSKEDRDKNIERVSFVAKLLSRNGVGCVCSFISPYQAVRDMVRAGTTNFIEVFIDAPLDVVIGRDVKGMYKKAIAGEIPNFTGISDPFEAPANPEIHIHTDQETPAASAQRILAYLEERGFIPVHEAALLPA, from the coding sequence ATGTCTCAATACGAAGAATACCCCGGCTACGTGCTGTGGATGACCGGACTATCGGGCGCCGGCAAGACGACCATCGCCCTGCTGTTGGAAGAAGACCTGAAGGCCCGCGGCTGCAAATTCGAGCGGCTGGACGGCGACGTCGTGCGCGAGAGCCTGACCCGCGACCTGGGCTTCAGCAAGGAAGACCGCGACAAGAACATCGAGCGCGTCTCCTTCGTCGCCAAGCTGCTGTCACGCAATGGCGTCGGCTGCGTCTGCTCCTTCATTTCGCCCTACCAGGCTGTACGTGACATGGTGCGCGCCGGCACGACCAACTTCATCGAAGTCTTCATCGATGCCCCGCTGGACGTGGTCATCGGCCGCGACGTGAAGGGCATGTACAAGAAGGCCATCGCCGGCGAAATCCCCAACTTCACCGGCATCTCCGACCCATTTGAGGCCCCGGCCAACCCGGAGATCCACATCCACACCGACCAGGAAACCCCGGCGGCCAGCGCCCAGCGCATCCTGGCCTACCTGGAAGAGCGCGGCTTCATCCCCGTCCACGAAGCGGCGCTGCTGCCGGCGTAA
- a CDS encoding lipid II:glycine glycyltransferase FemX, producing MVSQLPELGEQPYSAADAEWDAFVAAHPHGSLLQTTNWARLKSRFGWSSQRVWLRRDGRLVAGAQVLFRSVALGVVKLGYIPHGPLVDWGDDEQLAVLFNQIDQAAYGRGAGLLKLEPRLWLDEMPADEWQALYRRHGCVPSPDTIQPPRTVVIDLRPAEEEILAAMKQKTRYNIRLAEKKGVTVRLGTAADLSGFNRLMQATGARDQFGIHQPEYYRAAFEIFAPDNAALWLAEYEGRPLAGVMVFAAGESAAYLYGASSDEERQRMPAYAAQWAAMRWAKARGCTSYDLWGVPDAEEEELEAGFAERQDGLWPVYRFKRGFGGEVKRTVGAADRVYNNLLHRLYAWQRKR from the coding sequence ATGGTGTCGCAACTACCGGAACTGGGCGAACAGCCTTATTCGGCGGCCGACGCGGAGTGGGACGCCTTCGTGGCCGCCCACCCCCACGGCAGCCTCTTGCAAACGACGAACTGGGCGCGGCTGAAGAGTCGCTTCGGCTGGTCGTCGCAGCGCGTCTGGCTGCGGCGCGACGGCCGTCTGGTGGCCGGGGCGCAGGTGCTCTTTCGCTCGGTGGCTCTGGGCGTGGTCAAATTGGGCTACATTCCCCACGGGCCGCTGGTCGATTGGGGCGACGACGAGCAGCTGGCGGTGCTGTTCAACCAGATCGATCAAGCCGCCTATGGGCGCGGCGCGGGGCTGCTGAAGCTGGAGCCGCGCCTCTGGCTGGACGAGATGCCGGCCGACGAATGGCAGGCGCTCTACCGGCGGCACGGCTGCGTCCCCTCGCCCGACACCATCCAGCCGCCGCGCACGGTGGTGATCGACCTGCGGCCGGCCGAGGAAGAAATCCTGGCCGCCATGAAGCAGAAAACGCGCTACAACATCCGCCTGGCCGAGAAGAAGGGCGTCACCGTGCGTCTGGGCACGGCGGCCGACCTGAGCGGCTTCAACCGGCTGATGCAGGCCACCGGCGCGCGCGACCAGTTCGGCATCCACCAGCCGGAGTATTACCGGGCGGCCTTCGAGATATTCGCGCCCGATAACGCGGCGCTGTGGCTGGCCGAATATGAGGGGCGGCCGTTGGCCGGGGTGATGGTCTTCGCCGCCGGTGAATCGGCGGCCTACCTCTATGGCGCGTCGAGCGACGAGGAGCGGCAACGGATGCCGGCCTACGCCGCGCAATGGGCGGCCATGCGTTGGGCCAAAGCTCGCGGCTGCACGAGCTACGATCTGTGGGGTGTGCCCGATGCCGAGGAAGAAGAGCTAGAGGCGGGCTTTGCCGAGCGGCAGGATGGGCTGTGGCCGGTCTATCGCTTCAAGCGCGGCTTCGGCGGCGAGGTCAAGCGAACCGTCGGCGCGGCCGACCGGGTGTACAACAATTTGCTGCACCGGCTGTATGCCTGGCAGAGGAAGCGGTAG
- a CDS encoding zinc ribbon domain-containing protein: MSQARVLYDLQQIDTEIRTKKQRLGEVLRLQKEPPPLVAARERVATIDADLQKWQARHRALTADIAALADKTKREEDRLYSGVVKNTKELNDLQREVEALGRRRAALEDEALLVMMEADDRQTTKRAAEDDVARLAGEFTTASATYRQEQQVLATHLNQLIEKRGRHITLAQPALIKTYDDLIRQKNGLAVAGLQANKCLGCRLTLSASVIRAVDEGKLIFCENCGRMLCPI; the protein is encoded by the coding sequence ATGAGCCAGGCACGAGTTCTATACGATTTACAGCAGATCGACACCGAGATACGCACCAAGAAGCAACGCCTGGGCGAGGTATTGCGGCTACAAAAGGAGCCGCCGCCCCTTGTCGCCGCCCGCGAACGCGTGGCGACCATCGACGCCGACCTGCAAAAGTGGCAGGCGCGCCACCGGGCGCTGACAGCCGACATCGCCGCGCTGGCCGACAAGACCAAGCGCGAGGAAGATCGCCTGTACTCCGGCGTGGTCAAGAACACCAAGGAGTTGAACGATCTGCAACGCGAGGTCGAGGCGCTGGGTCGCCGCCGCGCCGCGCTGGAGGATGAGGCGCTGCTGGTGATGATGGAGGCCGACGACCGCCAGACGACCAAGCGCGCCGCCGAGGACGACGTGGCCCGGCTGGCCGGCGAATTTACGACCGCCTCGGCCACCTACCGCCAGGAACAACAGGTGCTGGCGACGCACCTGAACCAACTCATCGAGAAGCGCGGGCGGCACATCACCCTGGCCCAGCCGGCGCTGATCAAGACCTACGATGACCTCATCCGCCAGAAGAACGGGCTGGCCGTGGCCGGGCTACAGGCCAACAAATGCCTGGGCTGCCGCCTCACCCTGTCGGCCAGCGTCATCCGCGCCGTGGATGAGGGCAAACTGATTTTTTGCGAGAATTGTGGGCGGATGCTGTGTCCTATCTAG
- the galE gene encoding UDP-glucose 4-epimerase GalE: MHILVTGGAGYIGSHTALELLRAGHSVVVVDNLVNSHEESLRRVERLAGRPLAFHQVDLLDRAALEAVFAAEPIEAVIHFAALKSPAESVAQPLRYYHNNVTGTINLLEIMAAHDVGRFVFSSSATVYGDPAHMPITENTPLSPLNPYGRSKVMVEEMLGDLQRADSRWAIAILRYFNPIGADPSGLIGEDPHGIPNNLLPYIAQVVVGRRPHLPVYGDAYPTPDGTGVRDYIHVVDLALGHLRALDKLVESPGLFTYNLGTGRGNSVLEVVAAFERASGRPIPLRMMPPRPGDAAVSYADPSAAARELGWTAQRGLDEMVADTWRWQMNNPDGYRQTVGSG; encoded by the coding sequence ATGCATATTCTGGTCACCGGCGGCGCCGGCTATATCGGCAGCCACACCGCGTTGGAATTGCTCCGAGCCGGGCACAGTGTCGTTGTCGTCGATAACCTCGTCAATAGCCACGAGGAGAGTCTGCGCCGGGTGGAGCGGCTGGCCGGGCGGCCGTTGGCTTTCCATCAGGTGGACTTGCTGGATCGCGCCGCCCTGGAGGCGGTCTTCGCCGCCGAACCGATTGAGGCCGTCATCCATTTCGCGGCGCTCAAGTCGCCGGCCGAGTCGGTGGCCCAGCCGTTGCGCTACTATCACAACAACGTGACGGGCACGATCAATTTGCTGGAGATCATGGCCGCCCATGATGTGGGGCGGTTCGTCTTCAGCTCCTCGGCCACCGTCTATGGCGATCCGGCCCACATGCCCATTACGGAAAACACGCCCCTCTCGCCCCTCAATCCATACGGCCGCAGCAAGGTCATGGTCGAGGAGATGCTGGGCGACTTGCAGCGGGCCGACAGCCGTTGGGCCATCGCCATCCTGCGCTACTTCAACCCCATCGGCGCCGACCCCAGCGGCCTGATCGGCGAAGACCCCCACGGCATCCCCAACAACCTGCTGCCCTACATCGCTCAGGTCGTCGTCGGCCGCCGCCCCCATCTGCCCGTCTATGGCGACGCCTACCCCACACCCGACGGCACCGGCGTGCGCGACTATATCCACGTCGTCGATCTGGCGCTGGGCCATCTGCGGGCACTGGACAAACTGGTCGAAAGTCCGGGCCTCTTCACCTACAACCTGGGAACCGGGCGGGGCAACAGTGTGCTGGAGGTCGTCGCCGCCTTCGAGCGGGCCAGCGGCCGGCCTATCCCGCTGCGGATGATGCCCCCCCGCCCCGGCGACGCGGCCGTCTCCTACGCCGATCCATCGGCCGCCGCCCGCGAGTTAGGCTGGACAGCCCAGCGCGGCCTCGATGAAATGGTGGCCGACACGTGGCGCTGGCAGATGAACAATCCCGATGGGTATAGGCAGACAGTGGGTAGTGGGTAG